CGACCATTCATGCAGTGTGGAGGTACTGGGGAATGGGAAGCCCCTTTTGAGGAGATGCCTGTAGGCCCTAGGTCCAGCAGCATTTAGACAAATTCCTGCCGAAATGTCTTCGGTGCTCCAGCGCACCCGTGTAAGTCCATTTTCCATCTTACTTATTTGCTTTTCGGAGAATATGCTTTTAAGTGACTCTGCCAACTTTTCCATGCTCTGCACTCGTTTGACAAGCCGATTATTTTCCTTTTCCAACTCCTTTATTCTGAATTTTAGCCGCAAGTTTTCTATCGCTATTCCGCATTCAATTACTTCTTTCCTGTAATGTGGGCAACATTTCGAAATTATCATAGAAGGCACAATAGCTTTCAAGCGGCACTTACTCAGTTTGCGAGCTAAAATCACAAAAATTCTGACCGGCAGCAGAGGGTATTTCCTCTGTGTATAAGTACCCCACTCTATGGGGAACTGCGTTTGGCAGCAAACGCCTCCGCTTTGCCTTGCTCTCGGACGCATAATGAAAATCGCTTTCATTAAAATGATTCTCGCAAATTTTATTGCTCTCATCCAATTTAACTTGCATTGCATTTATCCATAGTTGTCTTTTTTTTTCGTCTTTCGGCACACAAATCAGGCGACCAGAATTCGAGCGGCAAATTTTGCAAACTTTCGGCATTTTTCCGACGTCCGCGCTCCACTCGCACGGAACACACAACGAAAACTGAGCGAAATAAGTCCCGAAAAGAGAGCGCGTTGTTGGAATGAACACACCACCTTGTTGTCGTGATGAaatcatatgtatgtacaatgtGGTGAATTCGCTCTATATCGGGTCGCATTcatcactcacacacacacattatgCAGTTATATAAGATGATACCACATGATAGAATCAAACAAGGTGGTCCGCTCCCGCAACGCGTTCTCTTTTCTGGTATTATTTTGCTCAGAATGACAGCAAACTCATTCTCTCTTTCGGCTCATACTCATACTCTTAAATTTAACACACATTAAGACCCAGAAAGAGAGCGCATTGAGCGAATATACCACCACTTGTATGATTTCAACATACTTGCTTGGTGGTGGATTCTCTCTATTTCGGTTCTTATTTCACGCTCAGCTGTCTGAGACGCTTTGACGGCCATGTTTGATGCGAAAGAGAAGAAAGATAAAGAGATAGTATGTATATGTAgatgttttgttttgttttctataATCGTCGCTCATTTCTGCTGCTGTCGCACTGAGCTGAGAAGACAATGCGCTGCGGAAATCTACCTCCATGCATAATTTCATGGCTCTGAGCTAGCTTCGGCGGGTTCTCTGGGCATCTATTGTTTATACAATGTATAAGATTACATTTTCAGCATTGCACAAAAATGAAACCTATTCAAGAATCGAAGACTTGTCAATCTGTACTCTCTGGCATATTGGTAATTAGTTTATTCAAATTTCAATCAGCTGTTCAGTCTTAGGCCGCTAAAGTTAATGTCGTTCGCATGATCATCCTCGATGGTAAAGTTGAACTTAAATTGACTCCCCGTGCTCTCTTGCCGCAGGCTGCCGCGAAGCGATGGCAAATCAGACGACTGTGGATGCGATACTGTCTCCTGGGCGGGCTCTGGTGCATTCTCATTGGTATTGGCGGCGTTGGGCAGGGCAAATTCAAAGCGAAAGTCCTTTCCAGATGTCAGAAGCGCCGACTTCTTCACAAAGCTGTACTTTTTGTTTGTATCAGCGGAGGGTGTGAATTTTATTTGCCTGGAAGCTGTAATACAGAGAGATGAGTTATATATAGCTTATGTATGAATATTTCCATCGAAATGAGCGTTACACAGATCAGAAAGAGAGGCAAATGCATTGTAAAACAGAACGAAAATGTGCTGTTGTGCACATTGTGTAAAATTGTAAATTGTGGGCCATAGTGTTGCTTAAAATAACATCTTTTGGAGGCAAACAATGTAAGACTGATCCACTGCATAGACAGACTCACAATTGCAGCAGGTTGTGGATGAATACCAATCTCAGATAGTTTTCAAACATAATATTTTATTCTTATAGGTTTCTCACCTAGCATCATTTTTCTTTCCTCCTGTTGCATTTTGGATCGGTAATCCCCCATGGAGAGCTTCATTACCTGCCGCTTTTTGATGAGCGGCGCCGTTTGGCTTGTCAGAATCTTAAGGTTCTTGGCAGTATCTTCGGCTATGATTGTTGATTTCAAGAGAATGTTAGCACAGATCCATTTACATAAATATTTTCGTAGTGTGTTTATGAGACCGACTTACCAACTTTTTGGCTCAGTTTGCCGCCGTCCAGAGCTAACTGCAGCTGTTGAACACACCAGCAGAGCTCCAGCTCGAATTGAATGGCGCTCTCGCCGTCAAATGCCGGGGCCGTTGCAGCCGACGCCGCAGCCACCGGCTTCTTTGCTGGGCCCTGAATTGGCGGTGGTTTATTTATTGACTTGGCGGTTTTTCTGCGATGCATGCTGTTcagattattatttttgtttacaaaaaaaatcaatGTGCTCTAGCTGGACAAACATCGATGGTATCAACGATGTCATCGATGGTTCTTTGTCAAACATCGATAAGCGATGGGTGTAAAGTACCGATCACAAGACAAACACATCTCTGCCAACTAGTTTTATTAAGTTTTATTAGTTTTattaattggataaaattatgtgggcgtGGTTAAATTTTCTatctagctaataatattcgacggaatatcaaaactgaggaatatgtataatagaacttgagttcgtcagtatatttacggtatatttttaaaattggacggtatattttggtatatttctgagggtcgcacggtatattttatcgctAAGTCCTCGTTTCCGGCTTCTGCCTCTTTCCGTCTTCTGCCTCCTTCTTTTCACACTGTCAGCCGACGAAGGTAggtttgccctaaaatgcgTGCTCGTTTGAAAATAtctaaaaattaatttttcctCAGTCGCTACTTTGatttaaatattcaaaatgGTTGCCCCAAAGAAACAGGTAAAAATGACAAATAGTGAGCATGATCTCGTACATGTGTGCTAATCGCTGCATttatgtttatagaaaaaggCGCTGGAGAGCACCAATGCGCGTCTGGCGCTGGTGATGAAGTCTGGCAAATACTGCCTGGGCTACAAGCAGACGCTGAAGACTCTGCGTCAAGGCAAGGCCAAGCTGGTTCTCATTGCCAGCAACACGCCCGCCCTGAGGTGAGAATGCTACCGAGAAGTAGATTTCCATTGCACCCAAGTATGTATGAA
The Drosophila miranda strain MSH22 chromosome XL, D.miranda_PacBio2.1, whole genome shotgun sequence genome window above contains:
- the LOC108164847 gene encoding UPF0488 protein CG14286; translation: MHRRKTAKSINKPPPIQGPAKKPVAAASAATAPAFDGESAIQFELELCWCVQQLQLALDGGKLSQKVAEDTAKNLKILTSQTAPLIKKRQVMKLSMGDYRSKMQQEERKMMLASRQIKFTPSADTNKKYSFVKKSALLTSGKDFRFEFALPNAANTNENAPEPAQETVSHPQSSDLPSLRGSLRQESTGSQFKFNFTIEDDHANDINFSGLRLNS
- the LOC108164966 gene encoding 60S ribosomal protein L30-like isoform X1 → MVAPKKQKKALESTNARLALVMKSGKYCLGYKQTLKTLRQGKAKLVLIASNTPALRKSEIEYYAMLAKTEVQHYSGTNIELGTACGKYFRVCTLSITDPGDSDIIRSLPDN